aTGATACAGAATCAACCCCCAGGAGCCGCTCCTagggaaaaattacatgatcgaTGCTCTGGAGTCATATGATTAAAAGAACACTAGCATACACGTGTGTGAAAAATTTGCGCCTGCTATTTGCGACACATAGCGGCCACTGTGCTGTACGATCAGTTGCAGGGAGCACGAGTCGTCTCGTGACACCACGAGCGCTTATTATTCTCCAGCGCCGTACGCGATTATGCTATATCGACACGTAATCGCGCGCAAACAGTATGTACACATTTCTGCATACAATATTGGTATTCGCGCACTTTTTACATAGCTTGTATATCGTGATTTGCTACGCCTGCACTGCGGTGCATCGCAAGTGTACGGATCTCTGGTGCACCACCACCACGAGCACGACGACGGAGCTCGACGCGCTCGTTCGTACGCTCGCGAAAACCAAGAAGATACCGCGACACGTGGTGATCGTGCTTGGACTATGCGACGAGTCGGTTCTGGACTGTGTGCGTATAATTGGATGGTGCATTACACTTGATATACCTTACATCAGCTTCTTTGACCGTAAtggtaaaaaaatgatttggtatcattatatctatatgtgaaaatttataaaaaaaatattgcctTGTTTTGTGTGAATGGATGTGCTTATGTTGCAGTTAATGTGTTTATCCATGCAAAGTGTGAATCTTGACAATCATGATGCATTACCATATTCCAACTTATGCAATATCTTGGAGCAATTATACTTGTTAATGCGACTATTATGttgcaaattgaaaaagtttatattatttatacatgttACGTTGTTAGTTCTCTATAAATTtgatgttataattaaaaaattacacaaaatagaattgttttcacattatttaacaataatatcatgataaaataatataaataaactattataattaattgaaaaaacaattatattatgtcaattgttgtaacaaaatattgcattttacaaTAGAGTACTATTTAATTACTTGATAAACTATACTtttagcaattattttatttcataagaaTTATTCCTATTACATCATACAGATTATTCCTTTATTACTATGAcattagtaattttttcatttgtctattttattattattcaaacaaCCTTTCTGCTTTTATTCAATTGAGAAGCTTCTGtgataattcatataaatatttatacaacataTGTGaactacaaaattaaatttacttatttattttacttattcatgaattacttatatatacatttcaaatgcacataaaataaatttgcaaattcttCATGCAAGTCTTGTCACTGCAACAGTGTTGAAGTTTTTTTGTGCATACTCATCGGCATAAAATTCgattcatcaaatttttagCAAAGTTATTTCTTAAAGGAACATAGTCAAATCTGCTTCATTATTATATGAACGGAAATAAACTTGTAGTTTAAATAATCACGATTAGTTTTGTCAAAGAAATTACTCtgaacaaaaaatatcttctaattaaaaaaatgaatttaagctaattagataaaattaatctatgGATCGAATTTTATGCTGGTGAGTGTATTATAATTCAACGtatagtatattttaaatcataattatatgatatttatgaaaaatgagTCATATATGCTTTaacacattaattattgcatacAACGATGTTAATGTTATGAAgttcaattatatatgtttcgatatataaaatgaGAGAAGCAcaattttgtgcaaatttaattGTCGTCATaactgaaacaaaaataatttaaatatatttcagtacaaatgtaaataaatcataaaattacatatctttttctattaaGGAATGTGAATAATTGCTATGCAAAGATCTGagttcatataatttatattgattttacagGTTTTTTGAAGAGAAATGAAACTAACCTTAAAGAAGAATTTGAGAAAAAGCGGCCTGATCtagtagaaaatattatttggaaTTCATATACAAAGGCACCTAGTCAAAATGGAATAACTGGTATAACACTTTTTTTCTCAGATAACTACTTGAAttatattcaagaaaatttaattttttaaattgatgaCTTTGCAATGTTAATGTACACAATGTATCTTATCATTTATagttatacaaaatgataacAGAAATGTTGAGCAGAAAGAATGCAGGCTacttatatgttatataatgtattatagataaaatgtttgaattatataatttagcatttttttatcttttctaaaaTGGTACATTTTTGAAGTTTTAAACTCATGTTTTATACCACATAAAGCTGCAAcaaaaagaattgttttaagaaaatattactaactacattgttttaattacagaCAACAGATCAAGAATAAATGTATCGTTACTATCTGATGTAGATAATAAAGGGAAAATAGTAACGTTAACGCAGTCATTGGCAAAGGCTGTATCTTCCGGCAATCTTAATCCGGAAAAAATCACAGACCAACTAATCACTGAAAAGTTGCATATAAATGGGATGCCTGATCCCGATCTCGCTTTAATATATGGTTACACTTGTTCCACGCATGGTCTTCTACCGTGGCACACAAGAACGACAGAATTTTTGTAAGACTACaagaatatttatcaatatttgtcAAGTCTGGTGTTTAGTTTCATTATACTAATCGTTAAACTTTTTCAGAATGCTGCCGCTGTACGTTAGTATTTCAGTGAAAGATTTCGCATATCTATTAGAGAGATATAGTAAATGTGTACAACGGTATGGAAAATAACGTGTAATTGTccttatttatacaaaaaaaatattgcatttcaataagaaataaattgccATAAAGACTGAGCTCctaatatgattattttatatatgctaATCCAGTGAGTACAAAAATAAACTGAATACTATACCGAAACACGTTGAATGTCGTAATAAAGAAgcacttatatttaaaaaagttgatatatttatcagtttaaagtcaattattttctttaaatgaaTTTGATCAAGATTTGTGATACATCTGTGATACGTATATAAAAAAGGAatctattgtattttaattttcacatacaattcatttttcgaaatagataaatgca
This DNA window, taken from Linepithema humile isolate Giens D197 chromosome 7, Lhum_UNIL_v1.0, whole genome shotgun sequence, encodes the following:
- the Tango14 gene encoding dehydrodolichyl diphosphate synthase complex subunit NUS1, with amino-acid sequence MYTFLHTILVFAHFLHSLYIVICYACTAVHRKCTDLWCTTTTSTTTELDALVRTLAKTKKIPRHVVIVLGLCDESVLDCVRIIGWCITLDIPYISFFDRNGFLKRNETNLKEEFEKKRPDLVENIIWNSYTKAPSQNGITDNRSRINVSLLSDVDNKGKIVTLTQSLAKAVSSGNLNPEKITDQLITEKLHINGMPDPDLALIYGYTCSTHGLLPWHTRTTEFLMLPLYVSISVKDFAYLLERYSKCVQRYGK